The genomic region tcttaaggaGAAACTTAACCCTGTTCTCAACTATTTCATCAGCTCATCAGCTGGTGAGATGGTACCTGTTACCGAGCCAAGCTCAGCTCTCAAAATGCCTATCATGTATACCTTTTCAAAATTAGTAAAGCATGTAGCTATATTccagagccagagagaaaaggCTTGGACTCATTTGTATCAAAACTTTCAATAAAAGGGGGATGGATAAAAtaaggtgaaggggattaagaggtacaatcttccagttataaaataaatatgactgGGGGATGTAATACACAGCCGAGGGAATATAGTCCTTAATATTGTAACAACTCTGTAGGGTGACAGAGGGtcactagacttactgtggtgaccatttcGTAATGTATATGAATACTgattcactatgttgtatacctaaaacgtAGTGTCAgttattctttaattaaaatcaGCATCTCAATATgcttgttttactttaaaaacaaaacaataaaaaatagttttggaggattatcagggagagagagagaatatctctTCTTGAATTAAGGCAGATCCTGAGGGTTCATGTACTGACATTTGCTTTTACAGGTTTGTACTTGATATTCTACCAGTGTATTTACTTACTGAGCAAGTACTCAAAGTAATTTCATAGACTTTCATATAGTGCTTATGTTTAAATAACaagttataaaaatgtatgtggCTTACTTGCTTATGTTTTGACAGTATGACACCATCTCATAAAGCTTCTGTTGTCCCACATTTTCCATCACCACCATTGAActtattctgaatatatctccaAAGCCATAATACAAAATACAGTCCGCTTTCATGTCATCTCGACCTATAGTGTGAGAAATCTTGAGATTGATTacttgaaaatttcaaaatatgcaaaaataatatgtataaaatcagCTGACAATGCTTCACAGTGTACATGTATCGCATCTAGaaatttcagagaaatgaaagttaatttttaacaGCTGCCctcaaattataaaaagaaaaaaaatgactaaagagACTTATCAACAATCAgctttataacttaaaaaaatatgtgcataATCTAGTTACTGAAGTTATAAACTTGAAATCActaattaaaaattcagaagGCAAAGATGGACATCAAATGATCTTAGCAAACATAGGAAACAATTCATAACACTCCCATACAAGGAAGATAAGCACTTAGGTACACAGGTACAATTAAgtataaaactgcaaaaaaaaataaaaactaaaaattaaaaaactacaaaaatgacTTCATTGTTCTAAAATACTAGCTAATAAAGAAGgttaaaaatacagaatcattAAACATCATCTATAGTGTGTTTTTTAGAAAAGCTTTGTTAAAATTTACTTCTGGATAAGAGTTGTACATACCTGCACGTCCACTCTCTTGGTAATAATTTTCAATAGATTTACTCATTGAATGATGGATAACAAACCTCACATCTGGTTTATCAATTCCCATACCAAATGCAACTGTGGCCACTACTACctaaaatgttttaacattttatgttaattaaatcaagttaaaatatttttaatgttaactaGGCCTCTATTGAAGATATATACTTAACCTGAATTTCACTGGCTGACCATCTTCGATGAACATTGGTCTTATCTTCCGGTTCCATATTGGCATGGTACGCTCCTGCTTGAATTCCCAGTTTCTGTAAACTAACTGTAACTTGCTCAGAGTCTTTCTGAGAAAAGCAATATATAATTCCTGTAGTAAAATATGTTCAATTGttagatatatataatttttaacacaCATTCAAGATACTGATTAATATAACGCATGGtagaaaaagatttagaaaaaattCAAAGGTCCTGACACCTAATGACTTTCTCATATAATTCAAGATTTGATCAGCAGCTTGCTCTAAAGCACAAATAAGCCCCGGGCCACCAGTCTTGGTTCCCATCACCTCTTTCTTCTCTCGAGTATGATGTGAAAAGTTTTATGTGCAAGTGACTGGGGACCTGCACTGAACACAGGTAACAGATTTCTCTATTTGCGGGGCTGGCCAGAACTTCTCATGTGCTGACTGATACACCCTGTGAAGCTCCGGGAGGGATAAAGAGCTGCAGTCTTTCTCAAATTTGACCCTGGAGCTCCTTTCACCCAGGGCACCATTAATATCTCCTGAAAATCTGTAGAACAGCTTTGAAAGGCTCACTTTTACACAGACTCTGTGCTTCAGGAACACCTGTCTATGCATTAATCCTGGAACACATAGACAAATAATCTCAGTTCCATCTACAGTTAACTCATTCAATATGTACTATTTATTCCTTAATGTGTCCTTTGCTATGAAGGACTGTATATTACATCCCTTCAGAAAATCACTGCTTAACCTTCTATCTTATACACAGTGGATACTTActacatgtgtatataaatatgcattataTCATTAGGTCCACTGTTTAAAGCAGTTAggtgcaaataaacaaaaacaaagttttatgaCTCATAATCTGTCCCATGAGCAAATGACACACCCAATTTCTAAGATGACCAAGCAAATGAATTTTATCATACCATTTTCAAGTATCTTCTGCCATGCACTAATATTTTTGGTTGCTAATCATGTATCAGTAGATCAGTGTAATATTAATTACTTTTCAAAAGTTCTCTCTCAGTCTTCaaagttggtttgtttttatatattaccTGATTGCCCTTTGTATCTCCCATTAATGAGCTTTACAATATCCTCGATAAAATCTTCAGTGTTGGAGGGCTTCTGCCGAATCTGAGAAAAAGCTAACTTATTACAGAATAAATTAATGAGCACCATCCATGTAGCTGTTTACTTACAACTTTCAGGGTACCATGCTTTTATGGGCACAGagctttttctcttattcttataTTCACCTCCCTGACTCTTCTTGATTCTTGGTTTTGAATTTACTGGGGAAGAAGAGGCACAGAAGCAGCAAACAATTTGTAAAGAAGGagacctttttattttctgggtttttttgtttttgtttttgtttttttaagtaggcgccacgcccagtgtggagtccaatgtggggcttgaactcacaactgaAATCAAGACCTAAGCTGTGATCAAGAGTtcgaagcttaactgactgagccacccaggcgcccctattttctgaTGCTACTTTCATAAAAACATAAACCATGGTATAAATAATTTCAgtgaaaactcagaaaaatattatctattcttttaaaaggattagaaagaagggaaaaattagCTGTTAAGCTATATAATCTAAATGGAGTATCAGCAAATCTTTAATGGCATAGTAATGTATTATTTTGTAAGTAACTTCAAGAAATGTCATTAGGGTCCTTGGTATCAATCTACACCTTCTCTCCATCCCTGCAAGAATGTGCATCCATTTCACAAGGCGATATCTTTTATTTAACCCAGCAAAGGATTATGCAGCAACAGAGATACATGAAGAAAGCATTAATTACTGATCTGCTTATAATCGcctcctgattttaaaaacttttaaaaagagttaacTGTTACTCATGtaaataaacataatgaaaaggTAACCTCCATTGCAATCCTTCACGAAAGTAATAAACTGACATAGAAGTTACCTCATAATAAAGATTCGGCCGATTAAAAGAAGCCGTGAAAGTAAAACACTTCTCCACACACAGTATTTTCTGGGCATCCTTCAGAACATGGCTTGTCGCGGTTGCAGTCAGCCCTATTAGTGCGGTGTTAGGGAACTGCCGCTTCAAGATACCAAGTGCCTTGtaatctggaaaagagaaaacaccaaGTGACCCACTTCCTACGCGTAAGGAGTAAATGACATCTTACCATTACGCAGTTAAGCAATGGTTGCTGGATTTTCTTTCCCCAGCTTGAGATATCTAATCTGCCGTTGCTGCCTGGCCTTTCAGAGTAGGCAGGCTACTTCTAACTGGTTCTCAGAAACACTGTTCTGGCCCGCAGGCGAACTCGCTGTTGAAGAGAGGGAATACTAACACATTTCCAGTAAGCTGTGCGCTGGTCTGCACCCTCTGACCAGTGGCTCCAAGAGACAGTGGGAGTGGCCATAGCGTGTGGAATCTCTTACAACTGACAAGAGGTAAAAGAGGCCATCAGCCAAACTCCTGCTACCACCATTATCCTCCAAGTGTGGCAAAATCACACCAGAAAGCTTTTGGTGAATGCGCTGGGTTTTATAGAACTTATTTCTGGGAAACCATTCTGGGCTCATATTTGTCATGAACGTTTCCATCACTAGAAGAGCTGTCCTTAAGTACTTGAACTACTTGGAGAAAGTGGAAAGGAACTGTGGTCAAAACTGCTAAATGCAAAGCTAGAGGACTACTATGAAAACAGAGAAGGTTGCTGTTGGGGAAGTCGTGAAGGTTTCaaggaggtaacatttgagtTGGGTCTTGAAGGACACCAGCTCACTAGGAAGGGCAGAAGAAACCACCAGGCAGAGACACGGACATATACTGCAAAGACACGGGCATGAAATGACCTGTCATAGTCAGACAACAGCCAGCAGGTCCGTCGGGCTAACTCACAGGGTGTCGAGCTGGGTGCATCTCCTGTCGACTCTAGGAAGCTGGGAACCATGTTCTCTGTATGGCTCCAGGTGAGGGCTGGCCCAAAAGAGGACCTTGTGCAAGGTGGGGCAGGCAGAAGTGAACCAGCTACCATGATTCTCTGAAGATCTTTCCAGGCAGATGGGAAGAGGGACAGATGCGAGGTGCCCAGCCAGTTCTAGCTTATCCTAGTTTTTTTTTGCACTTCTTCCCAACTGTAGGCCTTGCCCACCAACAGGCCCCACTACATGCTTGGCAGCAGACCCACAGCGCTGACAGCTATTCAGAGAGAGCTTACCAGAGACCTCTCACGAGCTTCCCCTTTGTGGCTCCCTCTGGCATTGGCCATGCCAGTTGGACTCCCCTACAAGCTCTAGTTGATCTCCCACACCAGTGCTTCAGGAAACCAGTGACTTTTCTCTGATCCTCCATCCTTTACATCCCCCGTCCTCACACCATTGTACAGGGTTTGCTTCCTAACATAAATCCCTCATCACCTGCCATTCACAGTAGAAACCCAAGAACTAGAACCCCATAGGTTCTGGTGACTATTGGGATATGGGCCCTGGGGGAGatgggagtggggagcagggggaggaaaggggagggaaagaatccaAGATTCATCCATTCGTGTCAAGCATGTCTCCAGGTACTGAAGATTAAGTGgtaaacaaaacaaggatgctATGCCAATGGAAGTACAATTCAAGCaaagaaaccagacaaaacaGAGTAAACCAGTAAGTATGTTATTATCAGAGAGTGAGAAGAGCTCATAGTGGTAATCCCAGTGTAGTAGGAATataaggagggaggaaggaagaacaggaaaTCGGGTAGAGACAAAGGGGACAGACCACATATCGCCTTATGGACCCCAGTTAAGAATATGGAATTTTTTCTAAGTACAAAGAAGATCTGCCAGGTAGTTTAGGAAGGGAAGTACAGGGTTTGATTTATACGTAGAAAAGACCACTTTGGTTACTGTGTGGGGAATGAACTATAAAAGAGTAAGACTGGAATCACAGACTAGTGAGGGAGCCATTGTAGTAGGCCAGTGGAAAGGAACCCAAGTGGACCTAAGAGACAGCAGTACTGACAAAGAGAAGTGGACAAACTTGAGATTCAGTTCAGAGGTAGAATTGACAGGACTTGGTGATGGATTGGATCTGCAGAGGTAGGATGAACCAAGCATGATGTGCCACtattacattatttgttcttAGCTCCAACTCCACCCTTCTATAACCTGCTCTGCGGCACTGGAGCGGGCAATCTGCACACTCCATATCTGCTTTGCCAGCTGGCCCTAGAAGGACAGAGTACGaggctgggggaggaagaagggtctTGTTCCTTCCTTTTTGCTTCCTGTAGGTTTACTTGTGTTCTCAAGAACATCACCCCAGAAGGTGTCTTCATCCCTACAGCAGCACTATATCTTCATAGGAGCAGCTGAATACAGTTGGCTGTTTTTCCAAGCTTTGGAGAACCCGCTTCATCACAGgtccccccccacctctgcctcctctAAGAGACACCAGCACCAGGGAGCTGTGGCTCCTTAGAGGTCAGAGTTTCAGCTCCACAAAGACCCTCCTCTCAAGCTTATTACTTCCAACCTTGTCTTCCTGTTTAGCAAAAAGACAAGCATGCGCACTCTCACTAcccttattcaacatagtactggaagtcctagccagagaaattgggcaagaaaaataaaaggcatccaaattgaaacAGAATAAGTTccaactgtcactatttgcagatgacatgcaATTACATATAGAAAATTTGTAGAACAcaaaatgaatacacaaaaatcagttgtgtgtgtttttttttttttaaagattatttatttgacagagagagagagagtacaagcagggggagtggcagaagcggaaggagaagcaggctctccactgagcagggagcctgacgtggggctcaatcccaagaccctgggatcatgacctgagccaaaggcagacacttaaccaactgagccacccaggtgcccctgttgtgtttctatatactaataacagactattagaaagagaaattaagaaaacaattccatttataattgcatcaagaagaataaaatgccaAAGGATAAAcgtaaccaaggaagtaaaagacctatacacttgaaaactgtaagacactgatacaagaaattgaaaataacacaaataaatggaaagatattctgtgtctATGAACTAGAAGATTTAGcactgttaaaatatccatatacCCAGAGCAAtcaacagattcaatgcaatccctatcaagagtccagtggcatttttcacagaactagaaacaacctaaaatttgtatggaaccacaaaaggacCCCAATAGCCAAGGCAAtcctaagaaagaagaacaaagctggaggcatcaaactTCCTGATTTCGAACCATAtcacaaagttacagtaatcaaaatggtatggtatTAGCATTAAAACACAAACATGgatcaacaaaacagaataaagaacccaaaaataaacccacacatatacggtcaattaatttatgacaaaggcatcaagaatatacaatggagaagcaacagactcttcaataaatggtattgggaaaactagagagccacatgcaaaagaaatgaaactgaaaccttataccatatacaactcaactcaaaatggattagtcTTGAACATAACACTTGGAAACATAACactaccagaaaaaaaatagagaataagcTCGAGACACTGACTTGGCAACGATTTACTGAATCTGACAtcaaaaaagcaaaggaaacaaaagcaaaaatgtgtAAGCGGGActacataaaactataaaacgctTTTGTACAgctctcagggttcatccatgttgttgcaagtagCAGAATTTCCTTATCAACATAACGAAAAAGAAACCtatagactaggagaaaatatttgcaactatATGATAAAAGGTTAACATAAGaactatacaaagaactcatTCGACTCAACagcagaaaaaaaacccaaaaatctgattgaaaaataggcagaggatctggatagatatttttctagagaagacatacaaatagccaataggTACCTGAAAAGGTCTTCAGCATCACttatcatcagtgaaatgcaaatcaaaaccacaatgaaatatcacttcacacttgttaggatggctatcatcaaaaatataagaaataacaaagtgtgggagaaaagagagccctggtacactgttggtagcaatgtaaattggtatagccactatggaagacagtatcgggggcacctggggggctcagtcggtgaagcatctgactcatgatttcggctcaggttatgatctcagagtcaggagatcaagccccacgatgggctccgtgctcagcagggagtctgcttctctctgcccctccctccactacTGTaagcatgcactctctctctaaaataaataaataaatgtttaaaaaaggaaaaaaaaaagtgtggaggttcctcaaaaatttaaaaataaaattaccatatgacccaacaattccacttctgggtatttatccaaaggaaacaaaaccactatcttgaaaagatatctacACCTCTATATTCACTGGAGCATTACGCATAATAGCCaacacatggaaacaatctaagcgTGCACTGAcacatgaataaagaaaatacgatatgtatatatacatagacacacaATGCAATActatttggccttaaaaaataaggaaattctgctacttgcaacaacatggatgaaccctgagagcattatgctaagtgatataagtaagagaaagacaaacactaatatgatatcacttatatgtggaatctttaaaaaaaacaacctcaaagatacagagaacacactggtcgttgccagaggtgagggatgggggtgggcaaaatgggtgaagggggtcaaaaggtacaaacttttagttatacAACTGTCTTATACAACTAAGACTAATACAaggttgtatgtcaattatatctcaattaaacatttttaaaaatgggtgtaggaagggaagaatgaagggggggaaattggaggggaagacgaaccatgagagactatggactctgagaaacaaactgagggttctagaggggaggggggtggggggatgggttagcctgatgatgggtattaaagagcgaacgtattgaatggagcactggatgttatacgcaatgagtcatggaacactacatcaaaaactaatgatgtaatgtatggtgattaacataacataataataaaaaaaaatgggtacaCATTTCCAATAAACAATTAGGAACATAAATCTGCAGCTGAGAAGGAAGAGGACTAGATACGGGAACAACTGATGACAGGTGGCAGCTTATCTGCAGAGACAATGCAAGTGATGGTAACACACAAGCAAGGGTTCTCATCCGAAGTGATCAGACCACTGAGGCTGGAAAGACAGGGCAAAGGTGAGAAACCTGATATTTTCAGTAGCTACAGATAACAACTCTTTGGAGTAGTCTGATTAACATGGTAGGGTCTCCAGTTTAAAGGACAATATATATACTGCCTAAGgcatttaaatcaaaattaaaaaaaataactgtgccCCCAATAATTCTCAAGGTAGAGAACCGTGTCTTCAGGCCACGAGTCCACCATGTCTGGGGAAGTGTAAGAAAAGGTGAGAAGAGATCAGAACCACAGGGAACACTAACATTCAGGGTGGCAGCAAAGGAAGAACGAAGGCAGTGAGAATGCAGAGGAACCACGTCAAAGCCTCTGTCACAGTAACCGCAGTAACCATGGGGGCAAGGGGCAAGGAGACAGGTGAACCAGGAAACGCTCCTCCTGCTCCGGAAGTTAATCGGGAAGAGGAATGCAGACGAGCCCCCTGGATTAAGCCAGTGAGGAGTGGGGGGCCACAGTCACCTGTGAGGCAGAAGCGACTCAGTGaattcagaaaggaaggaaggtgagAAACAGATGGTGAGTTTAGAGGATGAGGCGAAAGGAAGAGCAGAAATAGGACAACACCATAAAGGGGTGGGAAAGGTCAAAGgctatttcagtttctttgtttttagagagTCTTAAGATTCAGGAGTgacacctgggggctcagttgagtgtctgactcttgatttcggctcaggtcatgatctcaggttgtgagctGGAGCTCAGTGATGCGCTCCGGGCTCAGGGCAGAGttggcttttccctctccctctgctcctccccctcccactcacttgcttactcactctctccctctctcaagttaaataaataaataaaatcttaaaaaaaaaaaaaaaaaaagatggggtgcctgggtggctcagtcagttaagcgtctgccttcggctcaggtcatgatcccagggtcctgggatcgagcccccatcgggctccctgctcagcggagagcctgtttctccctctgcccctccccccacttgtgttttctctctctctctctctctcactcactctttctctctcaataaataaataaatctttttttaaaaaaatttttaaatttaaaaaattttaaaaaacaatgcagGAGTGAAGACTTTGACAGAGCGAGATCttaagaaggcaggaaaggatgAAGTGGGAGGAGTCACGGTAACCCTTACAAGAAATGGTCTCTTTTACcttaagaagagaaaacaagattaCTAATgtatggaaagagaaagaggagacctCCAGACCTGCTGGCACCTATTTCCTGGGGACCAGGAGGCGTCCACTAAGTAGGAGGTAGGACCTAAAGGGAAGTTAAAGGCACGAAAAGCTTGCTGGGAGAAATGCTTACAGGAGACGCATCAGGAACAAGTAAAAGCACAGCGGGGTCTGATGACAGCGACCTGAGGTGGAAATGAATGCAGTTGTGCAATTTTTTCCCAGCAGTGTTTAGTATTAAAACAGCACGAATGGGGGAAGCAGAAGCCGGGAGGGGTCCAGCAGCTCAGTctggcacagagcctgaggcaggtaAAATGCCAGGCAATCCACGAGAAACAGAAGTGGCAACAGCAGAGtctggaaggaggagagagtgaCCATCAGGTGGCATTTAGAGCCGTGGACAAATACACGGAGGGATTAAAGGGGACCCTAGGGGTCCATATGTGTGTGAAAGCAGGTTCAAAAAGAACTGTGGTTGAAATCATGAGCaggatttcttaaattttttttttttttttttttttttttttttttaaagattttatttatttatttgagagagagagaatgagagagagcacatgagaggagggagggtcagagggagaagcagactccctgccgagcagggagcccgatgcgggactcgatccagggactccaggatcatgacctgagccgaaggcagtcgcttaaccaactgagccacccaggcgcccaggatttcTTAAATTTAAGGTTGTTTTGCACAGAGCAAGTCTGGGTGATCTGCTTCCGGCTATGACTGCAGGATTAGGTtggaggagtaaagaatggggtTACTAAAATACCCCACAGCACTGTAACCCAGTGGTGATAGTTGGGTATAGACCTGGAAGTGGATGCCAGAGACCCTGACTGACGACTAAAGAAGACAGCTCCAAAGCAGATATGAATTCCTCAATGGATGTGAGGGAGAACCCAGTGCCAGTAAACCTTTATGGCTAAAAGTGGGAGAGAATCATGTTGCTGAGAAACAAGCATTTCAAGGGATAAAGGCAATCAGACTAAGCGCTACCCTGGAGGGTAGTAAAGACATTGAAGACTCTGCCTCTTGGTTCTCCTTATATTAAGGCAGGAGAAAATGAGTAATAACTGGCTGAcgaaataattttaatgaaagcaAGGATTTCCATCATGTAAGTGAGTAAGAAAATAGTCCCTAGTATCAAGGAGTGTTCTAGATACATCATACATACCGGGTCTGAAATCATGTCCCCAGTGGCTACAGCAATGAACTTCATCCACAGCAATCCGGGTAAATCTCCTGGCTTCATAGGCTTTCTCTAGTCTCGACATGAACATTTTGCTTTTTGCGATTTTCTCTGGGGTCACATAAATTAGCTTTAGCTTGGagtttttatttaccatttcagCATGAACCCATTTCACATGCTCCTAttgaaagcaaaaacagacacaatgaTGGAACTAAGCTAGTAGACTGGGATACTAAGCAGTAAATGAAGATGCTCGTTACTCAAGCCACAGCCTTGGACTGTTTTAGCAGATGTTGCATTCATTAAAACTGAGCCTATGTCCCAGTACTAAACTTCAGGGCAGCTGTAAATAGCATTTTACATGTTTACTTGTATCCAAATGCTGATAAAAGAATGATCTCATTtgacaaaaaaacagaacaaaaaataaaaatgaaaacactctggggcacctgtggctcagtgggttgggtgtcagactcttgatttcagctcgggtcatgatctcagggtcatgggatcaagccccgggtcggctctgcgctcagtgccgagtctgcttgtccctctccatctgcccctccccccccaactcctgctctatcaaataaataaataaataaaatcttaaaaaaaaaaatccctgactCTCCAGAACTTCTGGCAGAGTAAGTGGAGAAGCAAGGTTAAGAAAAGTTGTATTCACAGCCTATGAACTGCTAGTGAGAGCAAACAGAAAACTGGACTTGACCTTGacccatcctttctctttttttctctccaatttTTCAAATAGCAGTGATGTGGCATGAACCTCTAGTTATCTGCAACTTCTAGCTgctttctattattattactctCTTTTTCAGGGTTAAGGACATACAGTAGTAGAAAGCAATGTTCTCCACATTCATTTTGTTGAATGAGACAGTAGTTCAGACATGagagtttaaataaaacagaaatagatgGGAAAAACTAAAGGAAGCATGGCTACCTGGAGATATGGCTGACACCAGGTCTGGAAGGAAATATGCAAAATGAGCATGGAGTAACTTCTCCTAAAAGCAAGCAAGGAGTCAAAAACTATGGGGTGAAGAAAAAAGATTCAGGAGCCAACCTGAAGAGGGGCTCACTGCCCAAAGACAGGACTATTTCAgcataataaagaataatatgGATTAAGATCTATCAAATATGTTAAATGTCCATAAGTTTataatgatacttaaaaaaaaccaaattgaaCATCACAAAGAGGTAATCAGAAAACCAAAATGTAGTGAACTACAAGACAAAGACCctgatttcttcaacaaataatttaaatttgcatgggaaacaaacaagaaataaggGGAAcctacagaaaaatcaataaaatacagCATACTCCATCAATCTATTCTggaacatgatttaaaaaaaaaaaaatttgatgaga from Halichoerus grypus chromosome 6, mHalGry1.hap1.1, whole genome shotgun sequence harbors:
- the RECQL gene encoding ATP-dependent DNA helicase Q1 isoform X4, translating into MSGKEVFLVMPTGGGKSLCYQLPALCSDGFTLVICPLISLMEDQLMVLKQLGISATMLNASSSKEHVKWVHAEMVNKNSKLKLIYVTPEKIAKSKMFMSRLEKAYEARRFTRIAVDEVHCCSHWGHDFRPDYKALGILKRQFPNTALIGLTATATSHVLKDAQKILCVEKCFTFTASFNRPNLYYELAFSQIRQKPSNTEDFIEDIVKLINGRYKGQSGIIYCFSQKDSEQVTVSLQKLGIQAGAYHANMEPEDKTNVHRRWSASEIQVVVATVAFGMGIDKPDVRFVIHHSMSKSIENYYQESGRAGRDDMKADCILYYGFGDIFRISSMVVMENVGQQKLYEMVSYCQNISKCRRVLIAQHFDEVWNSEACNRMCDNCCEDIACERKNVTAHCRDLIKILKQAEDLNEKLTPLKLIDSWMGKGAAKLRVAGVAPPKLAREDLEKIIVHLLLQQYLKEDHSFTAFATISYLKIGPKANLLNSETHVIAMQVKKPMQSCFRIESSQTCHSEGADKKREEKNSGNFKKSADMLQQSKNTGTKKRKIDDA